The following are encoded in a window of Flavobacterium sp. WC2421 genomic DNA:
- a CDS encoding DUF1036 domain-containing protein: MKIKKYQLIIITFLLFTKSFSQVIFKNTGSSKIFVAIGFYEKNTGWTTKGWFPIEPNEEQNLYTPKLFGSEKFYYCATIEKCDKGFFGNTSLYVNKQDAFTIANADNNVNYNNSLILKYKFIETKINTLESNTIKIEPNNLTCYNKKQGKWKMGLDKEGNFAELKEDIRFYREISFTNDIPIGWCKDYYPDGTLKSEYKLLSFLPFKYDGKCSWYKKDGSLEKEIEYKNGTALSETSTINNGEIITKKAQYEVVKLPIQNLYLNSTSNAYWKGGNSKSIIPVELPEGTVEWYYEYTSSRNKELVQSNVQQFSLAKQLTSLIDTSGLLNASINMFSSPPGNDVCDVYLFENEYYNQFLNGTTFNHFPIGTRQNFKSGIVQIRNFPLKNPRIGIKNNDMTFGINVSIQIVAIVSKI; encoded by the coding sequence ATGAAAATAAAAAAATACCAATTAATAATTATTACTTTCTTACTTTTTACTAAATCATTTAGCCAAGTTATTTTCAAAAATACAGGTTCAAGTAAAATATTTGTTGCCATTGGGTTTTACGAAAAAAATACTGGTTGGACAACAAAAGGTTGGTTTCCAATTGAACCAAACGAAGAGCAAAATTTATATACTCCAAAGCTATTTGGTAGTGAAAAATTTTATTATTGTGCAACAATAGAAAAATGTGACAAAGGTTTTTTCGGGAATACAAGTTTATACGTGAATAAACAAGATGCTTTTACAATTGCGAATGCTGATAATAATGTAAATTATAATAATTCATTAATTTTAAAATATAAATTTATAGAAACAAAAATTAATACTTTAGAAAGTAATACAATAAAAATAGAACCTAATAACTTGACTTGTTACAATAAAAAACAAGGTAAATGGAAAATGGGTTTAGACAAGGAAGGTAATTTTGCAGAATTAAAAGAAGATATTAGATTTTACAGAGAAATAAGTTTTACAAATGACATTCCAATTGGTTGGTGTAAAGATTATTATCCTGACGGAACATTAAAATCAGAATATAAACTTTTAAGTTTTCTCCCATTTAAATATGATGGAAAATGTTCTTGGTACAAAAAAGACGGAAGTTTGGAAAAAGAAATTGAATATAAAAATGGAACCGCTTTAAGTGAAACTTCTACAATAAATAATGGAGAAATAATTACAAAAAAAGCACAATATGAAGTTGTTAAGTTACCTATTCAAAACCTATATCTAAATAGTACAAGTAATGCTTATTGGAAAGGTGGAAATTCAAAATCAATAATTCCAGTAGAACTTCCAGAAGGAACTGTAGAATGGTATTACGAATATACTTCATCAAGAAATAAAGAATTGGTTCAATCAAATGTTCAACAATTTAGTTTAGCGAAACAATTGACTTCCTTAATTGACACTTCTGGTTTACTAAATGCTTCAATTAATATGTTTTCATCTCCACCAGGAAATGATGTTTGTGATGTATATTTATTTGAAAATGAATATTACAATCAATTTTTAAACGGAACTACGTTTAACCATTTTCCAATTGGAACAAGGCAAAATTTTAAATCAGGAATTGTACAAATTAGAAATTTTCCATTAAAAAATCCACGAATAGGAATAAAAAATAATGATATGACTTTTGGAATAAACGTATCAATTCAAATTGTTGCAATCGTATCAAAAATATAA
- a CDS encoding tyrosine-type recombinase/integrase has protein sequence MQIIVKKIWHRDADRIGLFFTYDSGTISQLKKLGGIYSQSLRCWYFDYNAVNYKLISQTFDDLVIDNPKKTKTQPLAGLTIGRDLPAIATANLQLDSALMLNNPEHIAKTNSLAPNMRLELLPNLGKYWVFKMQYYQAISRQLLATKGVYWNANYKVYMVLRNTNVKLQVEKILGASSFFPENDSYKSETVFTSESIIVKPHPEDPKWMEVYVPPFLVLREKIKRFSMARFSTIKDCYLLPAAPSVYEAMGMQFEPHKVLINNRLPKGYLLKQNLPNRKQLDLSKTKAQLFNQVPDAAHDYITLMVDTILALNYSSSTMRTYTSSFLKFLRDHQFRDPHTITQKEIIKYLASIMERGLSASSGHNMVNALLFYYQQIEHQKGFELKIPRPKSEKKLPAVLTMEECLQIFRAVDNPKHKLLLLIGYGAGLRVSEIVTLEWRDILFAEHKIHIKNAKGKKDRLVMLPYSIVSSLELYKTLYEPNKYVFEGQYAGEPYSIGSAQSVMRQALKKSGLSKSATVHTLRHSFATHLLESGTDIRYIQKFLGHASIKTTTIYTHVSKMATDKILSPLDRLVDENNKKKLKD, from the coding sequence ATGCAAATAATTGTAAAAAAGATATGGCATCGCGATGCAGATCGAATCGGACTTTTTTTTACCTATGATAGTGGGACTATTTCTCAATTAAAAAAATTGGGAGGAATCTATAGCCAGTCGCTCCGTTGTTGGTATTTTGATTACAATGCTGTAAATTACAAGCTCATAAGTCAAACCTTTGATGATTTGGTTATTGACAACCCAAAAAAGACTAAAACGCAACCGCTGGCCGGCCTTACCATAGGCCGTGACCTTCCAGCCATAGCCACAGCCAACCTTCAGTTAGATTCGGCACTAATGCTGAATAACCCTGAACATATAGCGAAAACAAATTCGTTAGCACCCAACATGCGTTTAGAATTACTGCCTAATTTAGGTAAGTATTGGGTTTTCAAGATGCAGTATTATCAGGCAATAAGCAGGCAATTATTGGCCACAAAAGGAGTCTATTGGAATGCCAATTATAAGGTTTACATGGTGCTAAGGAACACTAATGTAAAATTGCAAGTTGAAAAAATACTTGGCGCATCCTCTTTTTTTCCTGAAAATGATTCTTACAAAAGCGAAACGGTCTTTACATCTGAATCGATTATAGTAAAACCACATCCAGAAGACCCGAAATGGATGGAAGTGTATGTACCACCATTTCTTGTATTGCGAGAAAAAATAAAACGGTTCTCTATGGCTCGTTTTAGTACCATCAAAGACTGTTATTTACTTCCTGCCGCACCTAGTGTATATGAGGCCATGGGAATGCAATTTGAGCCTCATAAAGTACTAATTAACAACCGGCTTCCTAAAGGGTATTTATTGAAACAAAACTTACCTAACAGGAAACAACTCGATTTAAGTAAAACCAAAGCGCAACTATTCAACCAAGTTCCTGATGCAGCACATGACTATATTACGTTAATGGTAGACACTATATTGGCGCTTAATTACAGTAGTTCCACGATGCGAACGTATACCAGTTCCTTTTTAAAATTCCTGCGGGATCACCAGTTTAGAGATCCTCACACCATTACACAAAAAGAAATCATAAAATACTTGGCTTCCATTATGGAGCGCGGTTTATCAGCCTCCTCCGGACACAATATGGTAAATGCTTTATTATTTTATTATCAGCAAATTGAACATCAAAAAGGCTTTGAACTAAAAATTCCTCGACCAAAAAGTGAAAAAAAATTACCGGCAGTATTAACCATGGAAGAATGTCTACAAATTTTCAGAGCTGTAGACAACCCAAAACACAAATTATTATTGTTAATAGGCTATGGTGCAGGCCTACGTGTAAGTGAGATTGTAACTCTAGAGTGGCGCGATATATTATTTGCCGAGCATAAAATTCATATTAAAAATGCCAAGGGCAAGAAAGACCGCCTGGTGATGTTGCCCTACTCTATTGTAAGTTCACTGGAGCTTTATAAGACATTATACGAACCCAATAAATATGTTTTTGAAGGGCAATATGCAGGGGAACCCTACAGCATTGGTAGTGCGCAATCAGTAATGCGACAAGCACTAAAAAAATCCGGATTATCGAAAAGTGCTACTGTACATACCTTACGCCATAGTTTTGCCACCCATCTATTAGAAAGTGGCACAGACATTAGATACATTCAAAAATTCTTAGGTCATGCTAGTATTAAAACGACTACAATATACACGCATGTTTCGAAGATGGCAACTGATAAGATACTCAGTCCATTAGATCGCTTGGTAGATGAAAATAACAAGAAAAAACTGAAAGATTGA
- a CDS encoding L-serine ammonia-lyase, with translation MEECISVFDMLKIGIGPSSSHTLGPWRAAERFLQELKEENLLPTVTRIKTDLYGSLSLTGKGHATDLAVMLGLSGQDPEYIPVENIDGIIKIIKDTHLINLGNQYPIPYQFADDITFNKEFLPFHSNGMTFTAFIGNEIAYEATYYSIGGGFVVKEERINAKEKIKIKCAFPYMINNAAELLAFCKSENKSISEIVYENEKSMRTEEVIDHELMRIWNTMLECMYIGCHTSGILPGGLNVRRRAFDMHQNLIGLSNYSNPQTWLEQIRLTEVKFRQILKWVSCFALAVNEVNAALGRIVTAPTNGSAGVIPSVLMYYLVIENHNAGPKEIKQFLLVAGEIGSIFKKGSTISAAMGGCQAEIGVSSSMAAAALCELMGGTPEQVLMAAEIAMEHHLGLTCDPIGGLVQIPCIERNTMGAIKAINAAELALETDPKNAKVPLDKVVDTMWQTAKDMNNKYKETSEGGLAIAVNMADC, from the coding sequence ATGGAAGAGTGTATTTCAGTTTTTGACATGCTTAAAATTGGTATTGGACCATCAAGTTCTCATACTTTAGGCCCATGGCGTGCCGCTGAACGCTTCTTGCAAGAATTGAAAGAGGAAAACCTTTTACCTACTGTTACGCGAATTAAAACCGACTTATATGGCTCCTTGTCGTTAACAGGCAAAGGGCATGCGACTGACTTGGCAGTGATGCTAGGACTTAGCGGTCAAGACCCAGAATATATTCCGGTGGAAAACATCGATGGAATTATAAAAATCATTAAAGATACCCACCTAATCAATTTAGGAAATCAATATCCAATACCCTATCAGTTCGCTGATGATATTACGTTCAATAAAGAGTTTCTTCCTTTTCATTCTAATGGGATGACATTTACTGCTTTTATTGGAAACGAGATTGCATATGAGGCTACCTACTACTCCATCGGTGGTGGATTTGTAGTAAAAGAAGAACGCATTAACGCCAAGGAAAAAATCAAAATAAAATGTGCTTTCCCTTACATGATCAATAATGCGGCTGAGCTATTAGCCTTTTGCAAAAGCGAAAATAAAAGCATTTCGGAGATTGTTTATGAAAACGAAAAATCCATGCGCACGGAGGAAGTAATCGATCATGAATTGATGCGCATTTGGAACACCATGCTCGAATGTATGTACATAGGATGTCATACTTCAGGAATCCTTCCGGGTGGATTAAATGTACGCCGAAGAGCGTTTGATATGCATCAAAATTTAATAGGATTGTCTAATTATAGTAATCCACAAACTTGGTTAGAACAAATACGCTTGACCGAAGTGAAGTTTCGCCAAATCCTAAAATGGGTAAGCTGTTTTGCCTTGGCCGTAAACGAAGTCAATGCAGCACTAGGCCGCATTGTAACCGCACCTACAAATGGTAGTGCTGGAGTAATTCCATCCGTTTTAATGTATTATTTGGTAATTGAAAACCACAATGCGGGCCCAAAAGAAATCAAACAATTCTTACTCGTAGCAGGAGAAATAGGCAGTATTTTCAAGAAAGGTTCAACCATATCAGCCGCTATGGGTGGTTGCCAAGCCGAAATAGGCGTTTCCTCCTCTATGGCTGCAGCGGCACTTTGTGAACTGATGGGTGGAACACCCGAACAAGTATTGATGGCCGCCGAAATTGCCATGGAGCACCATTTAGGATTGACCTGTGACCCTATAGGTGGTTTAGTCCAAATTCCATGTATCGAACGCAATACGATGGGTGCTATAAAAGCCATCAATGCCGCCGAACTCGCCCTTGAAACCGACCCAAAAAACGCCAAAGTACCATTGGACAAAGTAGTCGATACTATGTGGCAAACCGCTAAGGATATGAACAATAAGTACAAAGAAACTTCGGAGGGTGGATTAGCAATCGCGGTTAATATGGCCGATTGTTAA
- a CDS encoding BamA/TamA family outer membrane protein, with product MNPTYSIMKNKAPLLYFLFVILFLSGCSGTKYLPEGELLYTGAKIKIEGNEPAKKERKALKSELELLVRPKPNSSFLGMRPKLFFYNLAGQPKKEKGIRYWIKTKLGEAPVLYSKVDLEYNKSVLQNYSENKGYFNVKSTADSTRTGKKAKATYTVTPNKRYFIRDVKFPEDSSAVAAAVRKTQRRSLLKKGEGYSLEVIKTERERIDTRLKEKGFYYFNPDYLLVQVDSTVADHQVDLIVKIKTDAPQLSKEQYKINKVVVYPNYSINTDNASSNSDSIVHYKDFTIIDNEHLFNPSIFDRTLYFKKGDYYNRTNHNLSLNRLVNLGTFKFVKNQFKVADTISNYLDAYYYLTPLPKKSIRVEVLAKTNSANYTGTELNVNWSNRNLWKGAEQLTISAFGGVEVQVSGQNNGFNVYRFGTEANLIWPRLIAPFKFQSSSGFVPKTKATLGYEFQNRTKLYSLQTFKGSFGYLWKENERKEHLLNVTEITFASPQNVTALYREQIAANASLGKVIEKQLIFGPTYSYTYTNTMEKRKKNTFYYKGSIDLAGNITGLLSGANIKSGDTVKVFKVPFSQFIKVENEFRHYLKLGAESQLASRIIVGAGFAYGNSNEMPFIKQFFNGGTNSIRAFRARSIGPGTFDGSTNANTFLPDQSGDLKLEFNTEYRAKIYGLVKGALFMDAGNIWLLKDNIDKPGAKFSKDFLNELAVGVGAGLRFDFSFLVLRTDLAFPIRKPYLPDGQRWVLDKVNFGSGSWRNDNLVFNLAIGYPF from the coding sequence ATGAATCCTACCTATAGCATTATGAAAAACAAAGCGCCACTACTCTATTTCCTTTTTGTCATCTTGTTCCTATCTGGATGCAGTGGTACTAAATATTTACCCGAAGGAGAACTGCTTTATACAGGTGCAAAAATTAAAATAGAAGGAAATGAACCTGCTAAAAAGGAACGCAAAGCACTAAAATCAGAATTAGAGCTTTTGGTAAGGCCAAAACCCAATTCTTCCTTTCTAGGGATGAGGCCCAAACTGTTCTTTTATAATTTGGCGGGACAGCCAAAAAAAGAAAAAGGAATTCGCTACTGGATCAAAACCAAACTAGGGGAAGCACCTGTTTTATACAGTAAAGTAGATCTAGAATACAACAAAAGTGTTTTACAAAACTATAGTGAAAACAAAGGGTATTTCAATGTAAAATCCACTGCTGATTCCACGAGAACGGGAAAAAAAGCAAAAGCGACGTATACTGTTACACCAAACAAACGTTACTTTATTAGAGACGTAAAATTTCCCGAAGATTCATCGGCTGTGGCTGCAGCAGTGCGTAAAACACAAAGACGCTCTTTATTAAAAAAAGGAGAAGGATACAGTTTAGAAGTTATTAAAACCGAAAGAGAACGAATTGATACCCGACTCAAAGAAAAAGGATTCTATTATTTCAATCCTGATTATTTGCTCGTACAGGTAGACAGTACAGTAGCCGATCATCAAGTAGATTTGATCGTGAAGATAAAAACAGATGCGCCCCAACTGTCCAAAGAGCAATACAAGATCAATAAAGTGGTCGTGTATCCTAATTATTCCATTAATACAGATAATGCCTCCAGCAACAGTGATTCAATTGTTCATTACAAGGATTTTACGATTATAGATAACGAACATTTATTTAATCCCAGCATTTTTGACCGAACGCTTTATTTTAAAAAAGGGGATTATTACAACCGCACCAACCACAATTTATCTTTAAATCGATTAGTCAATTTAGGCACTTTCAAGTTTGTAAAAAACCAGTTTAAAGTAGCAGATACGATAAGTAATTATCTCGATGCCTATTATTATTTGACTCCTTTGCCTAAGAAATCCATTCGTGTAGAAGTGTTGGCCAAAACCAATTCAGCTAATTATACTGGAACAGAACTCAATGTAAACTGGAGCAATCGTAATTTATGGAAAGGTGCGGAACAGCTTACAATATCAGCATTTGGTGGCGTTGAAGTACAGGTATCTGGACAAAATAATGGGTTTAATGTATACCGTTTTGGAACAGAGGCTAATTTAATTTGGCCGCGCCTTATTGCTCCTTTTAAATTTCAATCTTCCAGTGGTTTTGTTCCAAAAACAAAAGCAACACTAGGATATGAGTTTCAAAACAGAACCAAATTATATTCCTTGCAAACCTTCAAAGGTTCTTTTGGATATTTATGGAAAGAGAATGAACGCAAAGAACACTTGTTGAATGTCACTGAGATCACCTTTGCCAGTCCACAAAATGTTACGGCTTTGTATCGCGAACAAATTGCTGCCAATGCATCACTTGGAAAAGTAATCGAAAAACAATTGATTTTTGGTCCTACTTACTCCTATACGTATACTAATACCATGGAGAAAAGAAAAAAGAATACCTTTTATTACAAGGGAAGTATTGACCTCGCTGGGAATATAACAGGATTACTATCCGGTGCTAATATAAAATCAGGAGATACCGTTAAAGTATTTAAGGTACCATTTAGTCAATTTATAAAAGTAGAAAATGAATTCAGGCATTACCTAAAATTAGGTGCCGAATCACAACTCGCTAGTAGAATTATCGTGGGAGCAGGTTTTGCTTATGGCAACTCAAATGAAATGCCATTCATCAAACAATTTTTTAATGGTGGTACGAATAGTATTAGAGCCTTTAGAGCACGCTCTATTGGTCCTGGAACCTTTGATGGATCAACGAATGCCAATACCTTTTTACCGGATCAATCAGGAGATTTAAAACTTGAATTCAATACAGAGTATAGAGCAAAAATTTACGGATTGGTTAAAGGAGCTTTGTTCATGGATGCCGGAAATATATGGCTTTTAAAAGACAACATAGACAAACCGGGCGCCAAATTCTCTAAAGACTTTTTAAACGAACTCGCTGTGGGTGTAGGTGCTGGATTGCGATTTGATTTCTCGTTTCTGGTCCTGAGAACGGATCTTGCTTTTCCTATACGTAAACCGTACTTGCCCGATGGTCAACGCTGGGTATTGGACAAAGTAAATTTTGGAAGTGGATCTTGGCGAAATGACAATTTAGTATTTAATCTGGCTATTGGATATCCATTTTAG